Proteins co-encoded in one Dethiosulfovibrio salsuginis genomic window:
- the ord gene encoding 2,4-diaminopentanoate dehydrogenase produces MRKESVKVIIWGLGAMGKGMAEMMLKKQGFEIVGVVGRGAKIGKSMYDFLDMPKGDRPDVLIGAAEDVIVPGAADVVLLCTDSFVKGAFDKIKFVAERKINVVSSAEEMAYPKAQEPELAVEIDKIAKANGVTVLGTGINPGLMMDLLVVIFTGACESVDHITARRVNSLSPFGPAVMEEQGIGITEEDFRKKSAAGELAGHVGFAESIHMIGDAIGWKVEEVTQTMEPIVTDVDRKSPYGFAKAGDVAGCAMKGFGKVAGEIKIEMDHPQQIEPHLGGTDTGDYIIIKGTPDVNMANKPEIPGGIGTIAMCVNMIPHVINAKAGLKTMLDLPVPRAIMGDVRAMIEED; encoded by the coding sequence ATGAGGAAGGAATCTGTAAAGGTTATCATCTGGGGTCTTGGCGCTATGGGCAAGGGTATGGCGGAGATGATGCTCAAGAAACAGGGTTTTGAGATAGTTGGAGTCGTCGGCCGTGGCGCCAAGATCGGCAAGAGCATGTACGATTTTCTGGATATGCCCAAGGGTGACCGCCCGGACGTCCTTATAGGAGCAGCAGAGGACGTCATAGTCCCAGGAGCCGCCGACGTGGTTCTCCTCTGTACCGATTCCTTCGTGAAAGGCGCTTTCGATAAGATCAAGTTCGTCGCCGAGAGGAAGATCAACGTGGTCTCCAGCGCCGAGGAGATGGCCTACCCCAAGGCCCAGGAGCCCGAGCTGGCAGTAGAGATCGATAAAATCGCCAAAGCGAACGGCGTCACCGTATTGGGTACCGGCATCAACCCGGGCCTCATGATGGATCTCCTTGTGGTCATCTTTACCGGAGCCTGTGAGTCGGTAGACCACATCACCGCCCGCAGGGTCAACAGCCTTTCCCCCTTCGGCCCCGCGGTCATGGAGGAGCAGGGTATAGGCATCACCGAGGAAGACTTCCGCAAAAAGAGCGCTGCCGGTGAACTCGCGGGCCACGTCGGTTTTGCCGAGTCCATCCACATGATCGGAGACGCCATCGGCTGGAAGGTCGAGGAGGTCACCCAGACCATGGAGCCTATCGTCACCGACGTAGACCGCAAATCCCCCTACGGCTTCGCCAAGGCCGGAGACGTGGCTGGCTGCGCCATGAAGGGCTTCGGCAAGGTCGCTGGAGAGATCAAGATAGAGATGGATCACCCTCAGCAGATCGAGCCTCACCTCGGCGGAACCGACACGGGCGACTACATAATCATAAAGGGAACTCCCGACGTCAACATGGCCAACAAGCCTGAGATCCCCGGCGGAATAGGCACCATCGCCATGTGCGTCAACATGATCCCCCACGTCATCAACGCCAAGGCAGGCCTCAAGACCATGCTGGACCTTCCTGTCCCCAGGGCAATCATGGGCGACGTAAGGGCTATGATCGAGGAGGACTAG
- a CDS encoding sodium:solute symporter family protein, with protein sequence MSIQLVILIAYIALLFGVSFKALDMQKKSEVKGAIGYLLAGRNLPPVVVAAMLAGLAVGGASTVGVAQNAYTKGLSAGWYNAAWAVAGIAVGLVAAGFFRRMNVRTVPEMMGRMSGSGARVLGAVAQLMIQMVITSLQYVAGGAVLTALLPDVFTFQTGMMATAVIFIGVTLIGGYLAGGLVNVINVVVIYGGIIAALISASSNFGGFDTIVAQLPPSDIWLDWTSGIGIAMVCAWMAVMITQAFSVQAINQIAFSARDERSARLGFILGGIVILPVGFLCALFGVMAAAKFPGLENSAMALPALVTTISPAIGGLLLAGLWAADISTAVGLLLGSATLTLEDLVKPLFLKGKELTSSQEIALSRVCVLVMSVLTFFMALSIVGILKTLTSALAVTASFTLLILADMFVPSLCRRGSGFWTILASLLVWAAWTFFPASHVVSHVIYLEWPVCIAVFLLVALVDRRPAGRIMQKTEPERG encoded by the coding sequence GTGAGTATTCAGCTTGTTATTTTAATAGCTTACATAGCGCTTTTGTTCGGTGTCTCGTTCAAGGCTCTGGACATGCAGAAAAAGAGCGAGGTGAAAGGGGCCATAGGATACCTTCTGGCGGGGCGAAACCTGCCTCCTGTGGTTGTGGCCGCCATGCTCGCTGGATTGGCCGTAGGTGGGGCCTCCACCGTCGGAGTTGCCCAGAACGCCTACACTAAAGGGCTCTCCGCTGGCTGGTATAACGCCGCATGGGCTGTAGCAGGAATCGCAGTGGGCCTTGTGGCCGCCGGTTTCTTCCGGAGGATGAACGTCAGGACCGTTCCTGAGATGATGGGCCGTATGTCCGGTTCCGGTGCCAGAGTCCTAGGGGCGGTGGCACAGCTTATGATCCAGATGGTCATAACCTCACTTCAGTACGTCGCAGGAGGTGCGGTCCTCACCGCCCTGCTCCCTGACGTGTTTACCTTTCAGACCGGAATGATGGCTACGGCGGTCATCTTCATAGGGGTCACCCTCATAGGGGGCTACCTGGCAGGGGGATTGGTCAACGTCATAAACGTAGTTGTAATCTACGGGGGAATAATAGCCGCCCTGATCAGCGCGTCGTCCAACTTCGGTGGTTTCGATACTATAGTGGCCCAGCTTCCCCCTTCGGACATCTGGCTGGACTGGACCTCCGGCATAGGCATCGCCATGGTCTGTGCCTGGATGGCGGTCATGATAACCCAGGCCTTTTCGGTCCAGGCCATCAACCAGATAGCCTTCTCCGCCAGAGACGAGAGGTCCGCCAGGCTAGGCTTTATCCTCGGAGGAATCGTGATTCTGCCTGTCGGATTTCTCTGTGCCCTCTTCGGTGTGATGGCCGCCGCTAAGTTCCCGGGCCTCGAGAACTCCGCTATGGCTCTGCCAGCTCTGGTCACCACCATAAGCCCTGCCATAGGGGGGCTCCTGCTGGCGGGACTGTGGGCGGCGGATATCTCCACCGCCGTAGGGCTCCTGCTGGGAAGCGCCACTCTCACCTTAGAGGACCTGGTTAAGCCCCTTTTCCTGAAGGGAAAGGAGCTGACCTCCTCCCAGGAGATCGCCCTCTCCAGGGTCTGCGTCTTGGTCATGAGCGTCCTCACCTTCTTCATGGCCCTGTCCATCGTGGGGATCCTGAAGACCCTCACCTCGGCTCTGGCCGTGACTGCTTCCTTTACCTTGCTAATCCTGGCCGACATGTTCGTCCCCTCGCTCTGCCGGAGGGGGTCGGGATTTTGGACTATCCTAGCGTCGCTTCTGGTGTGGGCGGCCTGGACGTTTTTCCCTGCAAGCCACGTGGTGTCTCACGTCATATACCTGGAGTGGCCGGTCTGTATCGCCGTGTTTCTGCTGGTCGCGTTGGTCGACCGTCGCCCGGCCGGTCGTATAATGCAGAAAACAGAACCTGAAAGGGGATAG
- the ortA gene encoding 2-amino-4-oxopentanoate thiolase subunit OrtA, with amino-acid sequence MNQVERAKKGDWVQVKQIVLPPDGRAPQAPEDTKATPLLLWVKGFAKSEGAIGEEISVETLTGREVKGELSAINPRYVHDFGDFVPEFLVIDVQLRSLMEEV; translated from the coding sequence GTGAACCAAGTGGAAAGGGCAAAAAAAGGCGACTGGGTACAGGTAAAACAGATCGTGCTGCCTCCGGATGGCAGAGCCCCTCAGGCTCCTGAGGACACCAAGGCGACCCCCCTTCTCCTGTGGGTTAAGGGATTTGCCAAGTCCGAAGGCGCCATAGGAGAGGAGATCTCCGTCGAGACCTTGACGGGCAGAGAGGTCAAAGGAGAGCTCTCCGCCATCAACCCGAGATACGTCCACGACTTTGGCGACTTCGTGCCCGAGTTTCTCGTAATAGACGTGCAGCTCAGATCGCTCATGGAGGAGGTGTAG
- the ortB gene encoding 2-amino-4-oxopentanoate thiolase subunit OrtB encodes MTLDMSYEAVMGRKNEIMKKAIGIDYSEFESGSLSFDYERMMHEAGYSLEEIRDIQGATGVGNTPLLELRNITALARKYAPSGKGARIFVKDEASNPSGSFKARRAATAVYHAKKHGYKGVIAATSGNYGAAVASQAAMQGLKCIIVQECYDSRMIGQPEILEKQRACEAYGAEVVQLTVGPELFYTFLSLLEETGYFNASLYTPFGIAGVETLGYELAEQFRERIGSAPDAVVVTHAGGGNVTGTARGLIKADAEDTLVVGASVDLSGLHMASDHDFNRKSFTTGHTGFGIPFATWPDRADVPRNAARPLRYLDRYLLVKQGEVFYMTEALAILEGLERGPAGNTSLTAAFVLAQEMDRDQTIVVQETEYTGAGKHPMPQISFAKKNGVEVLFGDPDTEVPGKNIVFPENPSAIKIREFDLDKARRSYIRNSMAKVCCHSCVSDDDVAFMAAETKTDEGFVRSVMEELKASE; translated from the coding sequence ATGACCTTAGATATGTCCTACGAGGCGGTAATGGGCCGTAAAAACGAGATAATGAAGAAGGCCATAGGCATAGACTACTCGGAGTTCGAGTCGGGCTCTCTATCCTTCGACTACGAGAGGATGATGCACGAGGCGGGCTATTCCCTGGAGGAGATAAGGGATATCCAGGGGGCCACAGGGGTGGGCAACACCCCTCTTCTTGAGCTCAGGAACATCACAGCTCTCGCCAGGAAGTACGCCCCATCTGGCAAAGGAGCCAGGATATTCGTCAAAGACGAGGCTTCTAACCCCTCCGGCAGCTTCAAGGCCCGTAGGGCCGCCACCGCCGTCTATCACGCAAAAAAGCACGGCTACAAGGGAGTTATCGCCGCCACCAGCGGCAACTACGGCGCCGCCGTGGCGTCCCAGGCGGCCATGCAGGGGCTCAAGTGCATCATAGTACAGGAGTGCTACGACAGCAGAATGATCGGTCAGCCGGAGATACTGGAGAAACAGAGGGCCTGCGAGGCCTACGGGGCGGAGGTCGTTCAGCTCACCGTAGGGCCGGAGCTCTTCTACACTTTCTTGAGCCTTCTGGAGGAGACGGGATACTTTAACGCCTCTCTCTACACCCCCTTCGGTATAGCGGGGGTCGAGACACTGGGCTACGAGTTGGCCGAGCAGTTCAGGGAGAGGATCGGCTCCGCTCCTGACGCTGTGGTCGTCACCCATGCCGGAGGCGGCAACGTCACAGGCACAGCCAGAGGGCTTATAAAGGCCGATGCTGAGGACACTTTGGTTGTCGGTGCTTCGGTGGACCTCTCGGGGCTTCATATGGCCTCGGACCACGACTTCAACCGCAAGTCCTTCACGACCGGTCACACCGGGTTCGGCATACCTTTCGCCACGTGGCCCGACAGGGCCGATGTGCCGAGGAACGCCGCTCGACCCCTTCGCTACCTGGACCGCTATCTTCTGGTCAAACAGGGCGAGGTTTTCTACATGACCGAGGCCCTGGCTATCCTAGAGGGACTGGAGAGAGGCCCCGCAGGGAACACCTCTCTCACCGCCGCCTTCGTCCTGGCTCAGGAGATGGACAGGGACCAGACCATCGTCGTCCAGGAGACCGAGTACACTGGGGCGGGAAAACATCCTATGCCTCAGATCAGCTTCGCCAAGAAAAACGGCGTAGAGGTGCTCTTCGGCGACCCTGACACCGAGGTCCCTGGAAAGAACATCGTTTTCCCTGAGAACCCGAGCGCCATAAAGATCAGGGAGTTCGACCTGGACAAGGCCAGGCGGTCCTACATCCGCAACTCGATGGCAAAAGTCTGTTGTCACAGCTGTGTATCCGACGACGACGTGGCTTTCATGGCGGCGGAGACAAAGACCGACGAGGGCTTCGTCCGGTCGGTAATGGAAGAGCTAAAGGCCTCTGAGTAA
- the oraE gene encoding D-ornithine 4,5-aminomutase subunit OraE produces MTMKLEPNKRLDVKELLKDLENYRPKRRGWHWREGRDKVHKIGDFEFHEASESLKNSVPLPGSRGFGYIDPQPDCVITTEIASGRFEDDVRRMRMSAWHGADHLMVIRTAGQSHIDSLLEGTTQGIGGIAVTRKQVRATRKALDAIEEEVGRPINFHSYISGVAGPDIAVMFAEEGVNGAHQDPQYNVLYRNVNMVRSFVDACEAKKIMAWADILQIDGAHNANATAMKAWKVRPELMVQHAINSIFSRKVGLKPENIALSTVPPSAPPAPCMRLDLPYAVALRDFFSEYKMRAQQNTKYMESDMKEATVTHTLNLVISRLTSADIQSTITPDEGRNVPWHYNNIAGTTTAKQALNGMDGLREMVKIDRDGPLGDVVRELKERAVLFMEEILEVGGYFKAVEEGFFVDSGYYPERNGDGIARQADGGIGCGMLFQRDPDYFAPVSVHYGNNCIPEEFDGKASAAIGGDTFEDPSKIVFVDELDEQDNVNVRLAELDKYYETNLIKPEVEWRADGIVAVNLFLPVDERTAEFAAIKCGEKMGLDEVTVVHKLAMHPSEGTYVEIKGKVNFDINVDELVIPEKEETLSEEEIRADIAENPIFVVAATVGQDEHSVGLKETLDIKHGGIEKFGIKYLYLGTSCPVEKLVDAAIETNADAILASTIITHDDVHIKNMKKIHELCIEKGIRDKVILACGGTQVTNEIAKDSGMDAGFGRGSKGIDVASFLVKFRRGQA; encoded by the coding sequence ATGACCATGAAGCTTGAGCCCAATAAAAGGCTGGACGTCAAGGAGCTCCTTAAGGACCTGGAGAACTACCGTCCCAAGCGCAGAGGCTGGCACTGGAGAGAGGGCCGAGACAAGGTCCACAAAATAGGCGACTTCGAGTTCCACGAGGCGTCGGAGAGCCTTAAGAACTCCGTTCCTCTGCCTGGAAGCCGTGGATTCGGCTACATCGATCCTCAGCCCGACTGCGTCATAACCACCGAGATAGCCTCCGGTCGCTTTGAGGACGATGTCCGTAGGATGAGGATGTCCGCGTGGCACGGAGCGGACCACCTCATGGTCATCCGCACCGCAGGACAGTCCCATATAGACTCTCTCCTTGAGGGAACCACCCAGGGCATCGGCGGGATCGCCGTCACCAGAAAGCAGGTCAGGGCCACCAGAAAGGCCCTCGACGCCATAGAGGAGGAGGTCGGCCGTCCTATAAACTTCCACTCCTACATCTCCGGCGTGGCTGGCCCCGACATAGCCGTCATGTTCGCCGAAGAGGGGGTCAACGGAGCCCACCAGGACCCTCAGTACAACGTCCTGTACAGAAACGTCAACATGGTAAGGAGCTTTGTCGACGCCTGTGAGGCCAAGAAGATCATGGCCTGGGCGGACATACTCCAGATAGACGGAGCCCACAACGCCAACGCCACCGCCATGAAGGCCTGGAAGGTCCGTCCTGAGCTCATGGTTCAGCACGCCATAAACAGCATCTTCTCCCGTAAGGTGGGTTTAAAGCCGGAGAACATAGCCCTCTCCACAGTTCCGCCTTCAGCTCCTCCTGCACCATGCATGAGGCTGGACCTGCCCTACGCCGTGGCCCTTAGGGACTTTTTCAGCGAGTACAAGATGAGGGCCCAGCAGAACACCAAGTACATGGAGTCGGATATGAAGGAAGCCACGGTCACCCACACCTTGAACCTGGTGATCTCGAGGCTTACCAGCGCCGATATCCAGTCCACCATAACCCCCGACGAGGGTAGAAACGTGCCGTGGCACTACAACAACATCGCCGGGACCACCACCGCAAAACAGGCCCTCAACGGCATGGACGGCCTCAGGGAGATGGTCAAGATCGATCGAGACGGCCCTCTCGGCGACGTCGTCCGTGAGCTCAAGGAAAGGGCCGTCCTCTTCATGGAGGAGATCCTGGAGGTCGGTGGCTACTTCAAGGCCGTCGAGGAGGGATTCTTCGTCGACAGCGGCTACTACCCGGAGCGCAACGGCGACGGAATAGCCCGCCAGGCCGACGGCGGCATAGGCTGCGGTATGCTCTTTCAGAGGGACCCTGACTACTTCGCCCCTGTCTCGGTCCACTACGGAAACAACTGTATTCCCGAGGAGTTCGACGGCAAAGCCTCCGCCGCCATAGGCGGAGACACCTTCGAGGATCCCTCAAAGATCGTCTTTGTGGACGAACTGGACGAGCAGGACAACGTCAACGTCCGTCTCGCCGAGCTGGATAAATACTACGAGACCAACCTCATCAAGCCGGAGGTGGAGTGGAGGGCCGACGGTATAGTTGCGGTCAACCTGTTCCTCCCTGTGGACGAGAGGACCGCCGAGTTCGCCGCAATCAAGTGCGGCGAGAAGATGGGCCTGGACGAGGTCACGGTGGTACACAAGCTGGCCATGCACCCCTCCGAGGGAACCTACGTGGAGATAAAGGGCAAGGTCAACTTCGACATAAACGTCGACGAGCTGGTCATCCCCGAGAAGGAAGAGACCCTCTCGGAGGAGGAGATCAGAGCGGACATAGCGGAGAACCCCATATTCGTCGTGGCTGCCACGGTGGGCCAGGACGAGCATTCCGTGGGCCTTAAAGAGACCTTGGACATCAAGCACGGCGGCATAGAGAAGTTCGGCATCAAGTACCTCTATCTCGGAACTTCCTGCCCTGTGGAGAAACTTGTGGACGCGGCCATAGAGACCAACGCCGACGCTATACTTGCCTCGACGATCATCACCCACGACGACGTCCACATCAAGAACATGAAGAAGATCCACGAGCTCTGCATCGAGAAGGGCATCAGGGACAAGGTTATCCTGGCCTGTGGCGGTACACAGGTGACCAACGAGATAGCCAAGGACTCGGGCATGGACGCCGGGTTCGGCCGTGGCTCAAAGGGTATAGACGTGGCCAGCTTCCTGGTCAAGTTCCGCAGGGGACAGGCATAG
- a CDS encoding nickel-dependent lactate racemase family protein codes for MNLGYGKGEVNLSLPEGLTLKGVLEPPQALSRPEEEVIRESLANPIDSPRLRDIVSAGETVCIVVSDVTRAWQRMAVYLPFVVEELMAGGVREEDISFLTATGTHRAQTEEEHRMLLGGLLDRFKIVDHDCTDGDSLVDLGFTSRGTPLKVNRMVTQCDRLIITGAVTYHVMAGWGGGRKSILPGVASYDAIQANHALALKPSPHTGRDMRCRCANMEDNSLHLDMEEACQMVSPDFAFNVVIGGDGRIAAAVSGHWRFSHLKGTELVNDLNGVTVEDRADVVVASAGGYPKDMVLYQSAKTVFNSAEAVKDGGTLVVVARCQEGAGSDECLEILTEYPDQIEREKALRDRFSIPRYVGYLLTEQAARVNLVLVSDMNQTDLEGSGIVAVSTVEEAMAEVEKRHPQGGSVYVIPHGGAVFPFIKD; via the coding sequence ATGAACTTAGGCTATGGCAAGGGAGAGGTGAACCTCTCCCTGCCCGAGGGGCTGACCCTAAAGGGAGTCCTCGAGCCTCCTCAGGCCCTCTCCAGGCCAGAGGAGGAGGTCATAAGGGAGTCTCTGGCAAACCCCATAGACTCCCCCAGGCTCAGGGACATAGTCTCCGCCGGAGAGACGGTGTGTATCGTGGTATCCGACGTCACCAGGGCGTGGCAGAGAATGGCGGTATACCTGCCCTTCGTGGTGGAGGAGCTTATGGCGGGAGGAGTGAGGGAGGAGGATATCTCCTTTCTCACCGCCACCGGGACCCACAGGGCCCAGACAGAGGAGGAACACCGTATGCTCCTGGGGGGGCTGTTGGATCGGTTTAAGATCGTTGACCACGATTGCACCGACGGCGACTCCCTGGTGGACCTTGGGTTCACCTCCAGAGGGACCCCCTTGAAGGTAAACAGAATGGTGACCCAGTGTGACAGGCTGATCATAACCGGCGCTGTGACCTATCACGTCATGGCTGGCTGGGGAGGGGGAAGAAAGTCCATCCTCCCTGGGGTCGCCTCCTACGACGCCATACAGGCCAACCACGCCCTGGCCCTAAAGCCATCTCCCCACACCGGGAGAGACATGAGGTGCCGCTGTGCTAATATGGAAGACAACTCCCTCCACCTGGATATGGAGGAGGCCTGCCAAATGGTCTCGCCGGACTTCGCCTTCAACGTGGTCATAGGCGGGGACGGCAGAATAGCGGCGGCGGTGTCGGGGCACTGGCGTTTCTCCCACCTTAAGGGGACCGAGCTAGTCAACGACCTGAACGGCGTTACAGTAGAGGACAGGGCCGACGTGGTCGTAGCCTCCGCCGGTGGATATCCTAAGGACATGGTCCTGTACCAGTCCGCAAAAACGGTGTTCAACTCCGCCGAGGCGGTAAAGGACGGCGGGACCCTGGTGGTGGTGGCCCGGTGTCAGGAAGGGGCCGGTAGCGACGAGTGTCTTGAGATCCTGACCGAATACCCCGACCAGATCGAGAGGGAGAAGGCCCTGCGAGATCGGTTCTCCATTCCCAGATATGTAGGGTATCTCCTGACCGAACAGGCGGCGAGGGTCAACCTCGTTTTGGTGTCCGACATGAACCAAACCGACCTGGAGGGTTCAGGAATAGTGGCGGTATCCACCGTAGAGGAGGCCATGGCTGAGGTGGAAAAGCGCCACCCTCAGGGAGGTTCGGTCTACGTCATACCTCACGGAGGGGCGGTTTTTCCGTTTATAAAGGACTAG
- a CDS encoding ornithine aminomutase subunit alpha: protein MKREDDFQVRRQHLANLSEEELKARFWELAGKVVDPMLELGKTHTTPAVERSVLLRMGFSSLEVKPIVEGVIAKGLMPKGAGNVVWRLSKKLGVSVREAGVALAEGKHWDTVETLFGGDNR from the coding sequence ATGAAGAGAGAAGACGATTTTCAGGTACGCCGTCAACACCTGGCGAACCTATCGGAAGAGGAACTGAAGGCCCGTTTCTGGGAGTTGGCTGGTAAAGTAGTGGATCCTATGCTAGAGCTGGGAAAGACCCACACTACCCCCGCTGTAGAGAGAAGCGTCCTGCTTAGGATGGGCTTCTCCAGCCTGGAGGTCAAGCCTATAGTCGAGGGCGTTATAGCCAAGGGCCTCATGCCCAAAGGCGCTGGCAACGTAGTATGGCGTCTGTCGAAAAAGCTTGGAGTTTCGGTACGGGAAGCTGGAGTCGCCCTGGCGGAGGGCAAGCACTGGGATACGGTAGAGACCTTGTTCGGAGGGGATAACAGATGA
- a CDS encoding Ldh family oxidoreductase — translation MIVSYDRLMDHVVSVLEKGLGYSPSQARITAEVLVEADARGMPSHGVARIAFYRSNLKGGFAFTDREPVVVHETPVSLVVDGRSGIGPSIAAFSVDRSVEKALESGTCTCVVRDSNHYGMAGLWAERAARRGCMAVAMTNTRKCCIVTFGKERLLGTNPIAVAIPGKGEDMFLLDMATPVVAHGKVEVYDRRKKPMPMGWVVDENGRGTTDATHIEGLFKGESSMGGHLFLGGEGEELGGHKGYGLGLMVELMCSALSMGRWSPETFSEPGTGSGITHYFSVSRMDLFGDEDEIRGKVSSIMDSVRSSEKAEGHDRIFVHGDKEREARERSLREGIELDQATVDMFKVYSEKFGLAPLEGI, via the coding sequence TTGATCGTTTCCTACGATAGACTGATGGATCACGTCGTATCGGTCCTTGAGAAGGGGCTGGGCTACAGTCCTTCCCAGGCCCGTATAACCGCCGAGGTGCTGGTGGAGGCCGACGCCAGAGGGATGCCGTCCCACGGGGTGGCCAGGATCGCCTTCTACAGGAGCAACCTGAAGGGAGGGTTCGCCTTCACCGACAGGGAGCCGGTGGTGGTCCACGAGACTCCGGTGTCCCTGGTGGTGGACGGTCGTTCCGGCATAGGTCCCTCTATAGCCGCCTTCTCGGTGGACCGATCCGTGGAGAAGGCCCTGGAGAGCGGAACCTGCACCTGCGTCGTCAGGGACTCGAACCACTACGGCATGGCGGGCCTATGGGCGGAGCGTGCGGCCCGCCGGGGCTGTATGGCCGTCGCCATGACCAACACCAGAAAATGCTGTATCGTGACCTTCGGCAAGGAGCGTCTTCTCGGCACCAACCCCATAGCGGTGGCGATTCCCGGAAAAGGTGAGGATATGTTCCTCCTGGACATGGCGACCCCGGTGGTGGCCCACGGCAAGGTGGAGGTCTACGACCGACGTAAAAAGCCCATGCCTATGGGCTGGGTGGTGGACGAGAACGGCCGAGGGACCACCGACGCCACCCACATTGAGGGGCTTTTTAAGGGGGAATCCTCCATGGGAGGCCATCTTTTCCTGGGAGGAGAGGGAGAGGAGCTAGGGGGCCACAAGGGCTACGGCCTAGGGCTCATGGTGGAACTGATGTGTTCCGCCCTCTCTATGGGAAGGTGGAGCCCCGAGACCTTCTCCGAGCCAGGAACCGGCAGCGGCATAACCCACTATTTCTCCGTCTCCAGGATGGACCTCTTCGGCGACGAGGACGAAATCAGAGGAAAGGTATCGTCCATAATGGACTCGGTCCGCTCCAGCGAGAAAGCCGAGGGCCATGACAGGATCTTCGTCCACGGAGACAAGGAGAGGGAGGCCAGAGAGAGAAGCCTGAGAGAGGGTATCGAGCTGGATCAGGCCACGGTGGACATGTTTAAGGTCTACTCGGAGAAGTTCGGCCTCGCCCCTCTGGAGGGAATATGA
- the nhaC gene encoding Na+/H+ antiporter NhaC, which translates to MDTQKQEGRRPTFLEASIILLACAGLISYGVLKLGADAHIPIIISAVIVSLWGAFVLKYPWQSIEDGIIQGITMALQAVLILMMVGLVIGSWIQSGVVPSLIYYGLDILSPKIFLLATLVIAAVVALATGTSWGTSGTVGIALMGVGAGLGIPAPVTAGIVISGAYFGDKMSPLSDTTNLAPAVAGSDLFSHIRSMIWTTGPTFLIVAAITIYLGNKYSGGTLDISRIQAIQAIMAGEFKISLMGLIPPLLVIGLAIAKVPALPGLFAGIIFACIMSFLQGNGLGDIIEALHYGYEATLSGQLAQAETMEAVSELMAQSSIAGVSPELAKDAGTMLSDLLTRGGLDSMMWTISLILSALSFGGIMERCGFLEVLLKTILQGVKSVGGMVTSVLVSCFVSNLFLGDQYLSIVMPGRMFKSAFDEKGLDPKVLSRTLEDAGTLTSVLIPWNTCGAYNASVLGVPTLEYIPYAFMNYLNPFVAIFMAYTGLGIFWKEGYGPKKD; encoded by the coding sequence ATGGATACACAAAAACAAGAGGGAAGAAGACCGACTTTTTTAGAGGCGTCTATCATTCTTTTGGCCTGTGCAGGGCTTATAAGCTACGGGGTTTTAAAACTGGGGGCCGACGCCCACATACCGATCATTATTTCCGCCGTTATTGTCTCCCTATGGGGAGCCTTCGTCCTGAAGTACCCATGGCAATCCATAGAGGACGGCATCATCCAGGGGATAACTATGGCATTACAGGCGGTCCTTATACTTATGATGGTCGGGCTGGTCATAGGTTCCTGGATACAGAGCGGAGTGGTCCCAAGCCTCATCTACTACGGCCTGGATATACTGTCGCCTAAGATTTTCCTCCTGGCCACCTTGGTCATAGCGGCGGTTGTAGCCCTTGCCACAGGTACGTCCTGGGGAACCTCGGGAACGGTGGGCATAGCCCTCATGGGAGTGGGAGCGGGCTTAGGTATCCCAGCGCCGGTCACCGCGGGAATCGTCATCTCCGGAGCCTACTTCGGGGATAAAATGTCTCCTCTTTCGGACACCACCAACCTAGCCCCAGCGGTGGCGGGAAGCGACCTTTTCAGCCACATCCGATCCATGATCTGGACCACCGGGCCCACATTTCTTATCGTAGCGGCCATAACGATCTATCTGGGCAATAAATACTCCGGCGGCACACTGGACATCAGCAGAATCCAGGCTATACAGGCAATCATGGCGGGAGAGTTCAAAATCAGCCTAATGGGCCTTATCCCTCCCCTTCTGGTAATAGGGCTCGCGATCGCTAAGGTTCCCGCCCTTCCAGGTCTTTTCGCCGGTATTATCTTCGCCTGCATAATGTCCTTCCTACAGGGCAACGGCCTGGGGGACATCATCGAGGCCCTTCACTACGGCTACGAGGCCACCCTATCTGGCCAGCTGGCCCAGGCGGAGACCATGGAGGCGGTATCGGAGCTTATGGCTCAAAGCAGCATCGCAGGGGTGTCGCCGGAGCTCGCCAAGGACGCTGGAACCATGCTCTCCGACCTCCTCACCAGAGGCGGTCTGGACTCCATGATGTGGACCATCTCCCTGATCCTCTCCGCACTTTCCTTCGGCGGCATCATGGAGAGATGCGGCTTCCTAGAGGTTCTCCTTAAGACCATCCTTCAGGGAGTCAAGAGCGTCGGTGGAATGGTGACTTCCGTTCTGGTTTCCTGCTTCGTGTCCAACCTGTTCCTGGGAGACCAGTATCTCTCCATAGTCATGCCCGGTAGGATGTTCAAGTCCGCCTTTGACGAGAAAGGGCTAGATCCTAAGGTTCTCTCCCGTACCCTCGAGGACGCCGGAACTCTCACGTCGGTCCTCATACCCTGGAACACCTGCGGTGCCTACAACGCATCAGTGTTGGGCGTCCCGACCCTGGAGTACATTCCCTACGCCTTCATGAACTACCTCAACCCATTTGTGGCCATATTCATGGCCTACACCGGGCTAGGGATATTCTGGAAGGAAGGCTACGGCCCTAAGAAGGACTAG